A segment of the Desulfitobacterium dehalogenans ATCC 51507 genome:
TGATGGGAAGGACGATCGGCAAAGCGAACTACTTTATCTTCGATGGAAGGACAATAACGGGGTCCAATCCCTTCAATTTTTCCTGAGTATAACGGCGCCCGGTGTATATTATCCTGGATAATCTTATGAGTCTCAGGGGTGGTATACCCTAACCAACAAGGGCATTGTTTGTCCACATCCTGTCCCCAATACATGCTTTGGGTGGGCATAAAAGAATAACGCCAGGGGACAGAATCTCCAGGCTGAATGTTAAATTTAGAATAATCCACTGAACGGCGATGAATTCGCGGCGGTGTCCCCGTCTTAAAACGTCCCAGCTCCAGGCCAAGGGCATTTAGCTCACCGGAAAGGCTCATAGCCGTTTGCTGTCCGCTGGGACCCCCATCATACATCGCATCACCAATAATGATCCGCCCCCGCAGATAGGTCCCACTGGTTAAAATCACATTGGGTGCAGCATAGAAAGCTCCCGTCCGGGTTACTACCCCGCTCACTTTTCCCTCTTCAGTTTTGATCCGATCCACCATAGCTTGGTGAAGTATCAAATTTTCCTGCCCCATGACCACATTGAGCATATTAAGATGATAGGCCTGCTTGTCGGATTGAATCCTCAGAGCATGAACTGCCGGGCCTTTTCCTGTATTAAGCATACGGACTTGAATTGATGTCTCATCGGCGGTGATTGCCATTTGTCCACCTAAAGCGTCAATTTCACGGACTAAATGTCCTTTTGCCGGTCCTCCCAAGGAAGGATTGCAATCCATATGGGCGATATTATCTAAACTCAAGGTGATCAATAGAGTTTGACAACCCATGCGTGCGGCAGCCAAAGCTGCTTCACAGCCTGCATGTCCGGCACCTACCACAATAACATCATATTTTCCCGCAAAAAATTCCACTGTTCCTCCTACTTTCCTATACAGAATCGTGAGAAAATATCATCCAACAAGGATTCCTGAATAGTATCCCCAGTAATTTGAGAAATTTCCTGAAGGGCCTGACGAATATCAATGGATACGATATCCCAAGGAAGTCCGTTTCTGACCGAGTCAAACCCGCTTGCCAAGGCCAAAGAAGCCCTCTCCAATGCCATAATTTGACGTACATTGGAAAGTAAAGGCTCCTTAGTCCTTTCATCTTTGCCTTGATAGACTCTTCTTATAATTTCTTTCTCCAATTCATCAAAACCAGAATTTTCTTTCACCGAAAAAGGAATCCATACCCCTTGCTGAGTGGGGTAGTTCTGAAGAATCCCCTCAAATTGCTCCTTACTATAGAAAAGGTCAATTTTATTAATTAAAACAATAACATCTTTATTATACTCATTTAAAATCCTAAGTTCTTCTACACTGAGTTCTTGTCCGGCCTGGATAATAAGCAGGATCAGCTCGGCCTTCTCCATTGCTTTCCAGGTTCGCTCGATACCTAGCTTTTCAACGAGATCCTCACTTTCACGAATTCCTGCCGTATCCACCAGCTGCAAAAGTATTCCGCCTATATTAACCGCTTCCCTAATTTCATCCCGGGTGGTACCTGGTATATCTGTAACTATAGCCCTCTCTTCCCCCATAAGGGCGTTGAGCAGACTGGATTTACCAACATTAGGCTGTCCGACAATGACCGTCAGCATTCCCTCCCGGAGGATTCTACCTGTCTTGCTCCCCTTAAGCAAATCACGAGCTAAATCAAGTCCCTTACTAATGCGCTGAAGAAGTGACTCTCGATCCAGGCTTTCCACATCATCTTCCGGAAAATCAATCCCTGCCTCTATAAAAGCAAGAGTCTCCAGAACCTGCTCCCTTAGGATAGAAATCTTTTGGGAGAGCAGTCCTTCCATCTGATGAAGTGCCAGATCGGCCGAGCTATCGGTCTTGGCAGAAATCAAATCCACAATAGCTTCAGCCTGGATTAAATCCAGCTTTCCATTGAGAAAAGCACGTTTCGTAAATTCTCCGGCTTCAGCAAGACGTGCCCCCAGACGTATGCATTCTTTCATAATCCTTTCCGCAATATAAAGACCGCCATGACAATTTATCTCATAGACATCTTCCCCTGTATAAGAGCTCGGGGCTAACATCCTACTGATGAGCACTTCGTCTAAAACCTTTTCACCAGCATAGAAATGGCCTAAATGCAAAGTAAATTGACTCATCTCCTGCCAACGTTTAGGATGATGAGGTGTAAATGCCTGATCAATTATTTCTTTTGCCTGAGGTCCGCTTAGTCTTAAAACATGAATACTTCCTTCACCTACAGCTGTAGCCAAGGCAATAATTGTATCATCCATGGAATCCGCTCCCATTCAATCAGTATCCGATTCATTTTAATAGCAATCTATAGTCATTCAAAACTTATCCTGACTAATATACCATTAAAGGAGATGTATAATACAAAGAAAACCCCAAAAGCAGTGCTTTCGCACTTGTTGCTCGCCGAGCCTATAATTTAACTCATCACCTGATAGTGCAAAAAAAGAGGGGTAGCCTCACCCCTCAGGAAATCTCTTTTGTCCGTTTTAAGGAAATAACCACTTTACGGTTGGGTTCTTCACCTTCACTAAAGGTAGAGATCCTTGCATCATCTTGCAAAGCAGTATGGATAATCCTTCTTTCATGAGGATTCATAGGTTCTAAGACAACGCGAGTTCCAGTACGTTTTACTTTATCAGATAGTCTCTTGGCTAAACGGACCAGGGTCTCTTCCCGCCGCTGACGATAACCTTCGACATCAATAATAATACGAACTTTTTCAGAAACCTGTTTAGCTACGGCAAGATTGGTCAGGTACTGGAGTGCTTCCAGAGTATCTCCCCTACGGCCAATTAAGATACCAAGCTCTTCACCGGAAATATCAACAAGCCAATGCTGCCCTTGTTGTGTATATTTAAACTCTGCACTGACACCCATGGAGTTACACACATCTTTAAGAAAGGAACAGGCCAGCTCACCCAGACAGTCTTCATAGCTAACGCGTACTTTAGCAAGGGTGGTTCCCAATAATCCGAAAAGTCCTTTTTTGGTAGGCTCTTCTAAGACCTCAATCCTCACCCGATCCCGCTCAACTCCCAATTCGTTCAGACAAGCATTAATAGCTTCTTCTACAGTTTTACCTGTTTTCTCAACAAATCTCATGGATATCCTCCCTTTGTAACTCTATGCAACCTCGCCCTGTTCATTATTCAATTTGCGATTAATATAAAGCTGTTGAAAAACAGAAACAATATTCATCGTAAAGAAGTACAAACCAAGACCTGATGGTACAGTCCAAGTAATATAGGCCATAAAGAAAGGCATGAAATACAGCATCATCTTTTGCGTAGACTGAGTAGGATCAGGTTTTCCACTATTATTCTGGGCTTTCATAGCCGGATTGGACGCCGTAGTAAGTTTAGTCTGTAAAAAAGTCGTAGCGCCTGCTAAAATCGCCAGAACCAAATTACCGTTCTCAGTAATATTAAAGCCTAAGAACATAGCCTGGCTGGGGTCGGTGATATAGTTATTAAAACTAAAGAGGGTTCTGTATAAAGCCCAGAAAATCGGTAATTGAACCAGCAAAGGCAGACAGCCCCCGGCTGGATTGAGATTATGCTTCTTATAAAGCTCCATGGTTTCCTGATTAAGCTTTTCGGGATTA
Coding sequences within it:
- a CDS encoding YidC/Oxa1 family membrane protein insertase encodes the protein MNTFVVWMTALLKWLYNLTDLVGFASYGLAIILLTIIIKTLIYPLTWKQMKSMRKTMEIQPKLQEIQKKYKNNPEKLNQETMELYKKHNLNPAGGCLPLLVQLPIFWALYRTLFSFNNYITDPSQAMFLGFNITENGNLVLAILAGATTFLQTKLTTASNPAMKAQNNSGKPDPTQSTQKMMLYFMPFFMAYITWTVPSGLGLYFFTMNIVSVFQQLYINRKLNNEQGEVA
- the mnmE gene encoding tRNA uridine-5-carboxymethylaminomethyl(34) synthesis GTPase MnmE; its protein translation is MDDTIIALATAVGEGSIHVLRLSGPQAKEIIDQAFTPHHPKRWQEMSQFTLHLGHFYAGEKVLDEVLISRMLAPSSYTGEDVYEINCHGGLYIAERIMKECIRLGARLAEAGEFTKRAFLNGKLDLIQAEAIVDLISAKTDSSADLALHQMEGLLSQKISILREQVLETLAFIEAGIDFPEDDVESLDRESLLQRISKGLDLARDLLKGSKTGRILREGMLTVIVGQPNVGKSSLLNALMGEERAIVTDIPGTTRDEIREAVNIGGILLQLVDTAGIRESEDLVEKLGIERTWKAMEKAELILLIIQAGQELSVEELRILNEYNKDVIVLINKIDLFYSKEQFEGILQNYPTQQGVWIPFSVKENSGFDELEKEIIRRVYQGKDERTKEPLLSNVRQIMALERASLALASGFDSVRNGLPWDIVSIDIRQALQEISQITGDTIQESLLDDIFSRFCIGK
- the jag gene encoding RNA-binding cell elongation regulator Jag/EloR gives rise to the protein MRFVEKTGKTVEEAINACLNELGVERDRVRIEVLEEPTKKGLFGLLGTTLAKVRVSYEDCLGELACSFLKDVCNSMGVSAEFKYTQQGQHWLVDISGEELGILIGRRGDTLEALQYLTNLAVAKQVSEKVRIIIDVEGYRQRREETLVRLAKRLSDKVKRTGTRVVLEPMNPHERRIIHTALQDDARISTFSEGEEPNRKVVISLKRTKEIS